The Gloeomargarita lithophora Alchichica-D10 genomic sequence GCATCATCGGGAATCCCGGCGGTAACGTAGGGCCAAGTCATGGACTTAGTTCCAGTCCTCCTGTCCGGCGGCACGACTGCGATAAACCTTGCCCTGGCGGTGAATGGCCTGGGTGCGCTGAAATACTTCTGCCTCGGAAAGTCCCCAGCGAGCCAAAGTAGCGGCCAAATCCCGTTGGATGTCCCGGGCACCCGGAAAATGCTGGTAACGAATTTGCAATCGCGCCCACTCCGCTAGGGCGTGGTCATGGGGTTCGCTGGTGACTAATTGATCCACCACCTGCCGGTCGGTGTGGTACAATGGATGGCTCTGGTCTTTCGGTGCGCTCACGGCTCCACCGCCTCCAGGTAGGCTTCCCCCAGCAGAAATGCTCCCCGTT encodes the following:
- a CDS encoding DUF3288 family protein; this encodes MSAPKDQSHPLYHTDRQVVDQLVTSEPHDHALAEWARLQIRYQHFPGARDIQRDLAATLARWGLSEAEVFQRTQAIHRQGKVYRSRAAGQEDWN